The proteins below come from a single Pseudanabaena sp. BC1403 genomic window:
- a CDS encoding methyltransferase domain-containing protein: MNLFVATLEAFSTVAIAGIGIYLATARRYQSADSVANSYDQWTEDGILEFYWGEHIHLGHYGSPPRSKDFLTAKSDFVHEMVRWGGLDKLPAGTTVLDVGCGIGGSSRILAKEYGFSVTAITISPEQVKRAQELTPKELDLQFQVDDAMAMSFPDASFDVAWSVEAGPHMPDKAIFAKELMRVLKPNGLLVLADWNQRDDRQVPLNIWEKPVMKQLLDQWSHPEFSSIEGFSELLEATGLVDGKVTTSDWTAETLPSWLDSIWQGVARPKGLISFGVSGFIKSVREIPTILLMRLAFGAGLCRFGMFKAVRSPVSTKNLVEPLTH, translated from the coding sequence ATGAATTTATTTGTTGCCACGCTGGAAGCGTTCTCGACAGTTGCGATCGCAGGAATTGGCATTTATCTAGCTACAGCGCGTCGCTATCAATCTGCTGATTCTGTTGCTAACTCCTATGATCAATGGACAGAAGATGGCATTTTAGAGTTCTACTGGGGCGAACATATTCATTTAGGTCATTATGGCTCGCCGCCCCGTTCAAAGGATTTCTTGACCGCTAAATCTGATTTTGTTCATGAGATGGTACGTTGGGGTGGCTTAGATAAGCTACCTGCTGGAACGACTGTCCTTGATGTTGGCTGTGGTATTGGTGGCAGCAGCCGCATTTTGGCAAAAGAATATGGCTTCTCGGTAACGGCAATTACGATTAGTCCTGAGCAGGTCAAACGTGCTCAGGAGTTAACCCCAAAAGAGCTTGATCTACAATTTCAGGTTGATGATGCGATGGCGATGTCATTTCCTGATGCAAGCTTTGATGTGGCTTGGTCAGTTGAAGCGGGGCCACATATGCCTGACAAAGCTATTTTTGCAAAAGAGTTGATGCGCGTACTCAAGCCCAATGGGTTGCTAGTACTTGCGGATTGGAATCAGCGAGACGATCGTCAAGTACCTCTCAATATTTGGGAGAAGCCTGTAATGAAGCAACTCCTCGATCAATGGTCACATCCTGAGTTCTCAAGCATTGAAGGCTTCTCTGAGCTTTTGGAGGCGACAGGACTTGTCGATGGCAAGGTAACAACTTCTGATTGGACAGCAGAAACTCTTCCTTCATGGCTAGATTCAATCTGGCAAGGTGTAGCGCGTCCTAAAGGATTGATAAGTTTTGGCGTATCAGGATTTATTAAATCTGTGAGGGAAATACCCACGATTTTATTAATGCGTCTAGCTTTTGGGGCAGGACTTTGTCGTTTTGGCATGTTTAAAGCTGTGCGATCGCCTGTTAGCACAAAAAACCTTGTTGAGCCACTTACTCATTAA
- a CDS encoding fatty acid desaturase produces the protein MENIIKKSDFVLTPYMKSNDLWATYQILNTVIPYIVLWFLAVKAAAVSFWFLPPIIILMTLFSLRCFSLMHDCGHYSLFTSKKVNRVVGFFLGVINAIPQYPWSRGHAYHHKTNGDWERYRGVAAFLSTEEFSKLNDTDQKLYAVMRHPLMSFLGGFFYLAIRPRYALIAGSYDFIGHIFSSLKKDPRMGLAAIISSHKSRNWYTGAEFIDLMLNNICVIGSWIFLSHLLGAGFFLGVYSISLTFSAAIFICVFFVQHNFEDSYAHKTEGWDYLLGALDGSSYLELPTILKWFSADIGFHNIHHLSERIPNYNLEACHKENIQLLSKVKTLRLGDMLGCAKFVLWDSEAGKLISIAEFHKSKSTALDIEQSLLNQNKLEELLVKNGKA, from the coding sequence GTGGAAAATATAATTAAAAAATCAGATTTTGTTCTTACTCCTTATATGAAGAGCAATGATCTCTGGGCAACTTATCAAATCCTGAATACCGTTATTCCCTATATAGTTTTATGGTTTTTAGCAGTTAAAGCCGCAGCAGTATCTTTTTGGTTCCTGCCACCGATCATCATTTTGATGACTCTATTTTCATTGCGATGCTTCTCTTTAATGCATGATTGCGGACATTATTCACTTTTTACTTCCAAAAAAGTGAATAGAGTTGTAGGCTTCTTTTTGGGCGTGATTAATGCTATACCTCAATATCCATGGTCAAGAGGTCATGCTTATCATCACAAAACCAATGGTGATTGGGAACGATATCGTGGGGTTGCAGCATTTCTCTCTACTGAAGAATTCTCTAAGCTCAATGACACCGATCAAAAGCTTTATGCCGTAATGAGACATCCATTAATGTCTTTTTTGGGAGGTTTTTTCTACCTTGCAATCAGACCAAGATATGCACTAATTGCAGGAAGCTATGATTTTATTGGTCATATATTTTCCAGTTTAAAGAAAGACCCTCGCATGGGTTTAGCGGCAATTATCTCTTCTCACAAATCTAGAAATTGGTATACGGGAGCGGAATTTATAGATTTGATGCTCAATAATATTTGTGTAATCGGCAGTTGGATTTTCCTTAGCCATTTGCTTGGAGCAGGCTTCTTTTTAGGTGTTTACTCAATCAGTTTAACTTTTTCAGCAGCGATTTTTATCTGTGTATTCTTTGTTCAGCATAACTTTGAAGACTCCTATGCTCATAAGACTGAAGGTTGGGACTATCTGCTTGGAGCACTTGACGGTAGTAGTTATTTAGAGTTGCCAACAATTTTGAAGTGGTTTTCCGCAGATATCGGTTTTCATAATATCCATCATCTTTCTGAGAGAATTCCGAACTATAATCTCGAAGCTTGTCATAAGGAAAATATTCAACTTCTCTCAAAGGTCAAAACTCTAAGGCTCGGTGATATGCTTGGTTGCGCCAAGTTTGTGTTGTGGGATTCTGAAGCAGGTAAACTAATTTCGATCGCTGAATTTCACAAGTCAAAATCTACAGCTCTGGATATAGAGCAAAGTCTTCTAAATCAAAATAAGCTGGAAGAACTACTTGTCAAAAATGGTAAGGCTTAA
- the ctpC gene encoding carboxyl-terminal processing protease CtpC, with product MAKGGFVLGTTAALAAAVAVVGFQLANPSIAAFRDSPKEIVDEAWQLINREYVDGAFNKVDWRQVRRQYVENRDYSSKAEAYRSVREMLKLLDDPYTRFMDPEQFKSMQIDTSGELTGVGIQLGMDDATKQLTVVAPIEDSPASRAGVLTKDIITSIANKSTDGMDINQAVALIRGPAGTKVKLGIKRGDKQFDIELERAKIEIHPVKAELRDTNIGKVGYISLRQFNANAASDMRKAIQDHVSKGAVGFVLDLRSNPGGLLYSSAEIARMWLDNATIVSTIDRKGESERLTANRQAITNKPLVVLVDGGSASASEILSGALQDNKRAVIVGTKTFGKGLVQSVHSLSDGSGMAVTIAKYYTPSGRDINHLGIIPDRVVELTKEDLEKLNKNRDLVGTTSDPQFAKAIDILSTELKSVSSR from the coding sequence ATGGCAAAAGGCGGATTTGTACTTGGTACAACAGCAGCATTAGCTGCGGCTGTGGCAGTTGTTGGTTTTCAGCTAGCAAACCCTAGCATCGCCGCATTTCGAGATAGCCCCAAAGAAATAGTTGATGAAGCTTGGCAGCTTATCAATCGCGAATATGTTGATGGGGCATTCAATAAAGTTGACTGGCGGCAAGTCAGACGACAATATGTTGAAAATCGCGATTATTCTTCTAAAGCTGAGGCTTATCGCTCAGTTAGGGAAATGCTTAAGCTACTGGACGATCCATATACTCGCTTTATGGATCCTGAGCAGTTTAAGAGTATGCAAATTGATACTTCGGGGGAACTCACAGGGGTTGGTATTCAGCTTGGGATGGATGATGCAACCAAACAACTAACTGTTGTTGCCCCAATTGAAGATTCACCAGCATCTCGTGCTGGCGTTTTGACCAAAGACATCATTACTTCGATCGCGAATAAATCAACCGATGGCATGGATATCAACCAAGCCGTTGCCCTAATCCGTGGACCTGCTGGTACAAAGGTTAAATTGGGAATCAAGCGTGGCGATAAGCAGTTTGACATTGAGTTAGAACGTGCCAAGATTGAGATCCATCCAGTCAAAGCTGAGCTTCGTGATACCAATATCGGCAAGGTTGGCTACATCAGCTTGCGTCAGTTCAATGCCAACGCAGCAAGCGACATGCGTAAAGCGATCCAAGACCATGTCAGTAAAGGCGCGGTTGGATTTGTATTAGATTTGCGATCAAACCCTGGTGGATTGCTATATTCCAGCGCTGAAATTGCTCGGATGTGGCTCGACAATGCCACCATTGTTTCCACAATTGATCGTAAGGGCGAAAGTGAGCGCCTAACTGCTAACCGTCAAGCTATCACCAATAAACCTCTCGTAGTTTTAGTTGATGGTGGTTCGGCAAGTGCTAGTGAGATCCTGTCTGGGGCTTTGCAAGATAACAAACGGGCGGTTATTGTCGGAACTAAAACTTTTGGTAAGGGACTAGTCCAGTCAGTGCACTCCCTGAGTGATGGTTCGGGCATGGCAGTAACGATCGCTAAGTACTACACCCCCAGCGGACGCGATATCAATCATTTGGGTATCATTCCTGACCGTGTAGTTGAGCTAACCAAAGAAGATCTTGAAAAGCTGAATAAAAATCGCGATCTAGTTGGTACAACCTCTGACCCACAGTTTGCCAAAGCGATCGATATTTTATCGACTGAGCTTAAAAGTGTAAGCTCTCGCTAG
- a CDS encoding ammonium transporter, whose protein sequence is MLVYKSNQKRRLKSSVNWTACIPLAAIIGVFWVYAATAQTATPTPEPLTADKVQANVAALKVGLDTLWVVIAAFLVFFMNAGFALVESGFCRRKNAVNILTKNLIVFAIATIAYWAIGFGFMYGDNGGNNFIGLKGFFLSGADNSPATLADYKGDFPGLSWTGVPLEAKFFFQLVFAATAATIVSGAVAERIKFLAFLLFSFVLVAVAYPITGHWIWGGGWLSKVGFYDFAGSTVVHSCGGWAALIGAAVLGARAGRYSEDGKNRAIPGHSMSLATLGCLILWLGWFGFNPGSTMAADGRLISHIALTTNMGASAGGIAATIVAWLYLGKPDLSMIVNGILAGLVSVTASCAWITLPSAIIIGAIGGTIVVFAVGFFDKLKIDDPVGATSVHLVCGIWGSLAVGLFAVGQTADIGGGYILQANAGPKAGLFFGGGFDQLLAQLIGVASVGGFTVAFSFIAWYAISLITGGIRVEAEEEFKGLDISEHGMEAYSGFSKESE, encoded by the coding sequence GTGTTGGTCTATAAGTCAAATCAAAAGAGGAGACTCAAGAGTTCAGTAAACTGGACTGCTTGTATTCCCCTTGCGGCAATTATCGGTGTTTTTTGGGTGTATGCAGCCACTGCTCAAACTGCTACCCCTACTCCTGAGCCTCTAACTGCTGACAAGGTTCAGGCAAACGTTGCTGCTCTCAAAGTTGGATTAGATACTCTTTGGGTAGTAATAGCTGCATTTCTAGTATTTTTCATGAATGCAGGCTTCGCTCTGGTGGAGTCTGGATTTTGTCGCCGCAAAAATGCGGTTAACATTCTCACCAAAAACTTAATCGTATTTGCGATCGCGACCATTGCTTACTGGGCGATCGGTTTTGGTTTTATGTATGGCGATAATGGCGGCAATAATTTTATTGGCTTGAAAGGATTTTTCTTGAGTGGTGCTGATAATAGCCCTGCAACTCTTGCTGATTATAAAGGCGATTTTCCTGGACTAAGTTGGACAGGCGTTCCTCTAGAAGCTAAGTTCTTCTTCCAATTGGTGTTTGCCGCAACCGCCGCAACGATCGTCTCAGGTGCAGTAGCTGAGCGCATTAAGTTTCTTGCCTTCTTGCTGTTTAGCTTCGTGTTGGTTGCTGTTGCCTATCCAATTACTGGACATTGGATCTGGGGTGGCGGTTGGCTATCAAAAGTTGGCTTCTATGACTTTGCTGGCTCCACCGTTGTTCACTCTTGTGGTGGGTGGGCTGCGCTGATTGGTGCAGCAGTATTAGGAGCTAGAGCTGGTCGATACAGCGAAGATGGCAAAAATCGTGCTATTCCTGGACATAGTATGAGTTTGGCAACTTTAGGTTGTTTGATTCTATGGTTAGGCTGGTTCGGATTTAACCCAGGTTCTACCATGGCAGCTGACGGTCGTTTGATTTCTCATATTGCCTTGACCACTAACATGGGTGCTTCCGCAGGTGGCATTGCTGCAACTATTGTGGCTTGGCTGTATCTTGGTAAGCCTGACCTATCGATGATTGTTAACGGTATCTTGGCTGGATTAGTCTCTGTAACTGCTTCTTGTGCTTGGATTACCTTGCCTAGTGCCATTATCATTGGTGCGATCGGCGGCACAATTGTTGTATTTGCAGTTGGCTTCTTCGACAAGCTGAAGATTGATGACCCTGTAGGTGCTACTTCAGTTCACCTTGTTTGTGGCATTTGGGGCTCTCTAGCTGTTGGTTTATTTGCAGTTGGTCAGACAGCAGATATCGGCGGCGGCTACATTTTACAAGCTAATGCTGGTCCTAAGGCTGGTTTGTTCTTCGGCGGTGGCTTTGATCAACTTTTAGCTCAATTGATTGGTGTTGCCTCCGTTGGTGGTTTTACTGTTGCTTTTAGCTTTATCGCTTGGTACGCAATTTCCCTAATTACTGGTGGTATTCGTGTCGAGGCTGAAGAAGAATTCAAGGGTCTCGATATCTCTGAGCATGGTATGGAAGCATATTCTGGTTTTAGTAAAGAAAGCGAATAA
- the sir gene encoding sulfite reductase, ferredoxin dependent: MTNTLTNPVKVSKVEVLKQKSNFLRGPINTELNDGNPFFSQDGIQILKFHGSYQQKERDFEKNKIKGEEAQYSMMLRTRSPGGVIPWQLYLALDKLCNKYGNHTLRATTRQGFQIHGILKENLKTVIADITRNMGSTVGACGDINRNVMAPSAPFKNKPEYTYAREYAFKIADLLAPQAGAYYDIWLDGEVAVTSSEAPEVTEARNRQGTGTAKTNISEVEPIYGVQYLPRKFKIAIAVAGDNSVDLYTNDLALVVITNAQKELEGFNVYVGGGLGRAHNNDATIVRMADSIGFVPVAKIYDVIKAIVSLQRDYGDRHNRRHSRFKHILHEWGVEKFKQVLLDYYPTALDAARELPDFKYQDYLGWHEQGDGKYFVGVSIENGRVSDREDLQLKTALREISEKFHHDFVLTPNHNLLITEIAADEKEEIQKILDRCGVLAPDKIDSLVRYSMACPAFPTCGLAIAESERALPSVLARIRKLLVRLGLDQETFVTRMTGCPNGCARPYMAELAFVGSAADEYQIWLGGSFDSTRLAQPYVQRLHINNLEKGLEPLFVYFKNERTEGEGFGDFCDRKGNEDLRKFAEAYVPEINENEPKGKRKDVRHRVTLSAKSFDLLKKAVEEKGASMKDLVETALEKYLE, from the coding sequence ATGACAAACACTTTGACAAATCCTGTAAAAGTATCAAAGGTTGAAGTCCTTAAGCAAAAAAGTAACTTTTTGCGAGGTCCTATCAACACCGAGCTAAATGATGGCAATCCTTTTTTCAGTCAGGATGGCATTCAAATCCTGAAGTTTCATGGTTCCTATCAACAAAAAGAACGCGATTTTGAAAAGAACAAGATTAAAGGCGAAGAAGCTCAATACAGCATGATGTTGCGTACCCGTAGCCCAGGTGGGGTGATTCCTTGGCAGTTGTATTTGGCTTTGGATAAACTATGTAATAAGTATGGCAACCATACTTTGAGAGCTACAACGAGGCAAGGTTTTCAGATTCATGGGATTCTCAAGGAAAATCTGAAGACGGTCATTGCTGATATCACTAGAAACATGGGATCAACGGTAGGCGCTTGTGGCGACATAAATCGTAACGTGATGGCTCCATCTGCTCCCTTTAAAAATAAGCCTGAGTATACGTATGCTCGCGAATACGCTTTTAAGATTGCGGATTTACTTGCTCCACAAGCTGGGGCTTATTACGATATTTGGCTTGATGGTGAAGTGGCGGTTACTTCTTCCGAAGCTCCAGAAGTAACCGAAGCGAGAAATCGTCAGGGGACGGGGACAGCGAAAACCAATATCAGCGAAGTCGAGCCGATCTATGGAGTCCAGTATTTGCCCCGCAAGTTTAAGATTGCGATCGCCGTTGCTGGTGATAACTCGGTTGATCTTTATACCAACGATTTGGCGTTGGTGGTGATTACTAATGCTCAGAAAGAGCTAGAAGGCTTTAATGTCTATGTCGGGGGTGGTTTAGGACGCGCCCATAATAATGATGCAACCATTGTCAGAATGGCTGACAGCATTGGCTTTGTCCCTGTTGCTAAAATCTATGATGTGATTAAGGCGATCGTTTCCTTACAACGAGACTATGGCGATCGCCACAATCGTCGTCATTCTCGCTTCAAGCATATTTTGCACGAGTGGGGTGTAGAGAAATTTAAGCAAGTGTTATTGGATTACTATCCAACAGCACTTGATGCGGCTCGTGAATTGCCTGATTTTAAATATCAGGATTATTTAGGCTGGCATGAACAGGGCGACGGTAAATATTTTGTGGGAGTTTCGATTGAAAATGGTCGAGTTAGCGATCGCGAAGATTTACAACTAAAAACGGCTTTACGCGAAATCAGCGAAAAGTTTCATCATGATTTTGTGTTGACTCCTAACCACAATTTGCTGATTACAGAAATCGCCGCTGATGAAAAAGAGGAGATTCAAAAGATTCTCGATCGCTGTGGCGTTCTAGCTCCTGACAAAATCGATTCCCTAGTGCGTTACTCCATGGCTTGTCCCGCCTTCCCTACTTGCGGACTAGCGATCGCTGAGTCAGAACGTGCCTTGCCAAGTGTATTAGCGAGAATTCGTAAGCTATTAGTCCGTTTGGGCTTAGATCAGGAAACCTTCGTCACCCGTATGACAGGTTGCCCCAATGGTTGCGCCCGTCCTTATATGGCTGAACTTGCCTTCGTCGGTAGCGCTGCCGACGAATATCAGATTTGGTTGGGTGGCAGCTTTGACTCAACTAGGTTGGCTCAACCTTATGTGCAGCGGTTGCATATTAATAATCTTGAAAAAGGTTTAGAGCCGCTATTTGTTTATTTCAAAAATGAACGCACAGAAGGCGAAGGTTTTGGTGATTTTTGCGATCGCAAGGGCAATGAAGATTTACGAAAGTTCGCGGAAGCCTATGTCCCAGAGATAAATGAGAACGAACCCAAAGGCAAACGTAAAGATGTCCGCCATCGAGTCACCCTTTCAGCAAAGTCCTTTGATCTTCTCAAAAAAGCTGTCGAAGAAAAGGGTGCTTCGATGAAGGATCTTGTCGAAACTGCTTTGGAGAAGTATTTGGAATAA
- a CDS encoding ammonium transporter, whose protein sequence is MNSGDTAFMLVAAALVLLMTPGLAFFYGGLVRTRNVLNTMMMSLLLMAVVGVTWVLWGYSLAFDVAIKAPEFGQGIEKFIGGLDWVFLNGVKFDAPDPVGYAGTIPHAVFMVYQMMFAIITPALISGAIVERMSFKAYFWFILLWSSFVYSPLAHMVWGRGFLQELGALDFAGGTVVHISSGVAAVVAVLVVGSRKDFATRPHTPHNVPYVLLGIGLLWFGWFGFNAGSALAAGPLAAVAFVATTVSTSSGGLTWLLVEWVLRGKPTAVGIASGFLAGLVGITPAAGFVTPIGAILIGSITAVCCFIAVSLRAKFKFDDSLDTFSVHGVGGTVGAMLTGVFATKVAFGGEASLGLVDGNPILIWKQFEGVAFTYVFAGIATFIILQVLKLFMDLRVATSIEEQGIDLPVHGEEGYGSEFGSGVFISQSSTDG, encoded by the coding sequence ATTAACTCAGGTGATACTGCATTTATGTTGGTAGCGGCTGCTCTTGTATTGCTGATGACTCCTGGGCTTGCCTTTTTTTACGGCGGTTTAGTCAGAACCCGCAACGTTCTGAACACAATGATGATGAGCTTATTGCTCATGGCTGTTGTTGGTGTTACTTGGGTTTTGTGGGGCTATAGCCTAGCTTTTGATGTAGCAATAAAGGCTCCTGAGTTTGGTCAAGGGATTGAAAAATTTATTGGCGGGCTTGATTGGGTATTCCTCAATGGGGTCAAATTTGATGCGCCCGATCCTGTTGGCTACGCGGGTACGATCCCTCACGCGGTATTCATGGTTTACCAGATGATGTTTGCGATCATCACACCAGCTCTGATTTCTGGTGCGATCGTTGAGCGCATGAGCTTCAAAGCTTATTTCTGGTTTATCCTACTTTGGTCTAGCTTTGTTTACTCTCCTCTTGCTCACATGGTATGGGGACGTGGTTTCTTACAAGAGCTTGGAGCTTTAGACTTTGCTGGTGGTACGGTTGTGCATATCAGTTCTGGTGTTGCCGCTGTAGTAGCTGTTTTGGTGGTTGGATCTCGCAAAGATTTTGCAACTAGACCTCACACTCCTCATAACGTTCCTTATGTGCTATTGGGCATCGGATTGTTATGGTTTGGCTGGTTTGGATTTAATGCTGGTAGCGCCCTCGCTGCGGGCCCGCTCGCTGCGGTTGCATTTGTAGCAACTACAGTTTCAACTTCGTCTGGTGGTTTAACTTGGCTATTGGTTGAATGGGTGTTGCGTGGTAAGCCAACTGCGGTTGGTATTGCTAGCGGATTCTTAGCGGGACTTGTTGGGATCACTCCTGCCGCAGGTTTTGTTACACCAATTGGGGCGATTTTGATTGGCTCAATCACCGCAGTCTGTTGTTTTATCGCTGTTAGCCTGCGTGCGAAATTCAAATTTGATGACTCCCTCGATACCTTCTCAGTTCATGGTGTTGGTGGAACTGTTGGCGCAATGCTAACGGGCGTATTTGCAACCAAAGTTGCCTTTGGAGGAGAAGCTAGCCTTGGGCTTGTGGATGGCAATCCTATCCTGATTTGGAAACAGTTTGAAGGTGTTGCTTTTACCTATGTATTTGCTGGGATCGCCACATTTATTATTCTGCAAGTCCTAAAACTATTTATGGACTTGAGAGTTGCCACTTCCATCGAAGAGCAAGGTATTGACTTACCTGTTCATGGTGAAGAGGGTTATGGTAGCGAGTTTGGCTCTGGTGTATTTATCAGTCAAAGTTCAACTGATGGTTAA
- a CDS encoding aminotransferase class I/II-fold pyridoxal phosphate-dependent enzyme yields the protein MNQDFSPLLEAARRYLDIDHAPFYMPGHKRGQGIDRELMAIMGENMFRLDLPELPDLEEPIAEAEALAADAYGSDRAWFLTNGSTCGVQAMLLATCKQGDKILIGRNCHKAAIAGLVLNGAMPVYLPTDYLPEFDLDLGVSPKTLELFLNLHPDAKAVMLVSPNYFGVCGELAKMAVIAHSFNIPLLVDAAHGAHLGFHPDLPNSALQAGADLVVQSTHKVAGSLTQSSILHLQGDRIAVEQVDRALQILRSSSPNLLLMISLDVARRQMAVNGKKLLTYTLGLAKTARSQLNQIPDLRTFSQTEVPTLDDTRLTVMTDCLGISGFEADEYLHSQLDVMAEMPTRSQLVFSLSFGNTQDDIDRLVNGFQRLVKEKGKRKKEKLITNYELRITNYQSRLTPREVYFGKCDRVSIDNSIGRISAESLCPYPPGIPLVCIGEEITLEVVEMLQAILRSGGVINGASDDSLKTILVI from the coding sequence TTGAATCAAGATTTTTCTCCATTATTAGAAGCGGCGCGGCGATATCTAGATATCGATCATGCGCCGTTTTATATGCCAGGGCACAAACGTGGTCAGGGTATTGATCGCGAGTTGATGGCAATTATGGGTGAGAATATGTTTCGCCTCGATTTACCAGAATTGCCTGATCTCGAAGAACCGATCGCAGAAGCCGAAGCCTTAGCTGCCGATGCTTACGGTAGCGATCGCGCATGGTTTCTGACTAATGGTTCTACTTGCGGTGTACAAGCGATGCTATTGGCAACTTGTAAGCAAGGAGACAAGATTTTAATTGGGCGAAACTGTCACAAAGCTGCGATCGCAGGACTAGTGCTCAATGGCGCTATGCCTGTTTATTTGCCAACTGACTATTTGCCAGAATTTGATTTGGACTTGGGCGTAAGTCCTAAGACTCTAGAATTATTTCTGAATCTTCATCCTGACGCAAAAGCGGTGATGCTTGTTAGTCCAAATTATTTTGGAGTTTGCGGCGAGTTGGCAAAAATGGCAGTGATCGCCCATTCCTTTAATATCCCCTTATTAGTTGATGCTGCTCACGGAGCGCATTTAGGTTTTCATCCTGATCTACCAAATTCAGCATTGCAAGCAGGAGCCGACCTAGTTGTGCAGTCCACACACAAAGTCGCAGGTAGCCTTACCCAATCTTCGATTTTGCATTTGCAAGGCGATCGCATTGCTGTTGAACAAGTTGATCGTGCTTTGCAAATATTGCGATCAAGTAGTCCCAATTTATTACTAATGATTTCTCTGGATGTGGCGCGGCGACAAATGGCAGTTAATGGCAAAAAGCTGTTAACTTACACATTGGGACTAGCCAAAACAGCGCGATCGCAGTTAAATCAAATTCCTGATTTGCGAACCTTTAGTCAAACAGAAGTTCCTACGCTTGACGATACTCGCCTCACGGTAATGACTGATTGCTTAGGTATTTCAGGGTTTGAAGCTGATGAATATTTACATTCCCAATTAGATGTGATGGCGGAAATGCCCACCAGATCGCAATTAGTATTTAGTTTGAGCTTTGGTAATACTCAAGATGATATTGATCGGCTAGTGAATGGATTCCAACGGCTTGTTAAGGAAAAAGGAAAAAGGAAAAAGGAAAAATTAATTACGAATTACGAATTACGAATTACGAATTATCAATCTAGGTTGACTCCACGTGAAGTGTATTTTGGGAAATGCGATCGCGTTTCTATTGATAATTCGATCGGGAGAATTAGTGCTGAATCTCTTTGTCCTTATCCTCCAGGGATTCCGCTAGTTTGTATTGGGGAAGAAATCACATTAGAGGTCGTGGAAATGTTACAAGCTATTTTGCGATCGGGCGGCGTTATTAATGGGGCAAGTGACGACAGTCTCAAAACAATTTTAGTTATATAG